Proteins encoded in a region of the Candidatus Hydrogenedentota bacterium genome:
- a CDS encoding replication-associated recombination protein A yields the protein MGEDLFDASAAERMKKEAPLARRVAPRTLDEIVGQEAILGPGKILRRAIEADRLTSLILYGPPGSGKTALARVIAMRTKGSFESLNAVTSGVRELRLLLEGAKQRLVHDRRRTIVFIDEIHRFNRGQQDALLPAVENGTITLIGATTENPFFSVVAPLLSRSMVFEFQRLDDAQVVALCRRALGHPNRGFPGMAIVADGEALEHIALYAEGDARRALNALEIALLTTPPEQGTIRITLDVARESIQKKMLHYDGTGDEHYDAASAFIKSMRGTDPDSALYWMARMLEAGESPRFVARRICICASEDVGNADPMALVLATAAWQACEFIGLPEARIILAQAATYVACAPKSNAAYRGIASAMQDVREKKTVAVPKHLQDTNYSGAKRLGRGEGYQYAHDFPEGYVDQDYGVPHGLYYHPSDRGKEAEFKQRLETFHGTTGNAGKEPA from the coding sequence ATGGGCGAGGATCTATTTGATGCGTCTGCCGCGGAGCGGATGAAGAAGGAAGCGCCGCTGGCGCGCCGTGTTGCGCCGCGCACGCTGGACGAAATTGTCGGCCAGGAAGCGATCCTCGGTCCGGGAAAGATCCTGCGCCGCGCGATCGAGGCGGATCGCCTCACGTCGCTCATCCTGTATGGTCCGCCGGGATCGGGTAAGACGGCGCTCGCGCGCGTCATCGCCATGCGCACAAAGGGGTCATTCGAGTCGCTGAACGCGGTCACGTCGGGTGTCAGGGAATTGCGGCTTTTGCTCGAAGGGGCAAAACAGCGCCTCGTGCACGATCGGCGGCGGACGATTGTTTTCATTGACGAAATCCACCGGTTCAACCGCGGCCAGCAGGACGCGTTGCTGCCCGCGGTCGAGAACGGAACCATCACGCTGATCGGCGCCACGACGGAAAACCCGTTCTTCAGTGTCGTAGCGCCGCTGTTGTCCCGATCGATGGTGTTCGAGTTCCAGCGGCTCGACGACGCGCAGGTGGTCGCGCTGTGCCGGCGCGCACTGGGCCATCCGAACCGTGGATTTCCCGGCATGGCCATCGTCGCGGATGGCGAGGCGCTCGAACATATCGCGCTGTACGCGGAAGGCGATGCGCGGCGCGCGCTGAACGCGCTCGAAATCGCGCTGCTTACGACACCGCCCGAACAGGGGACCATCCGGATCACGCTCGACGTCGCGCGCGAGTCCATCCAGAAGAAGATGCTCCATTACGACGGCACGGGCGACGAACACTACGACGCGGCATCGGCCTTCATCAAGAGCATGCGCGGCACGGACCCGGATTCGGCGCTGTACTGGATGGCGCGGATGCTCGAAGCGGGGGAAAGTCCGCGATTTGTCGCCCGGCGGATCTGCATCTGCGCGTCGGAGGATGTCGGCAACGCCGATCCGATGGCGCTGGTGCTGGCCACCGCGGCATGGCAGGCGTGCGAGTTTATCGGCCTGCCTGAAGCGCGGATCATCCTTGCGCAGGCCGCCACCTATGTCGCCTGCGCGCCTAAAAGCAACGCGGCGTACAGGGGCATCGCGTCCGCAATGCAGGACGTGCGGGAAAAGAAGACGGTCGCCGTGCCGAAGCATCTGCAAGACACGAATTATTCCGGGGCGAAACGGTTGGGGCGCGGCGAAGGCTACCAATACGCGCACGATTTTCCCGAAGGATACGTCGATCAGGACTACGGCGTGCCGCACGGTTTGTATTACCATCCTTCGGATCGCGGCAAAGAGGCCGAGTTCAAACAGCGCCTCGAAACGTTCCACGGCACGACCGGGAACGCCGGGAAGGAACCGGCTTGA